Proteins encoded by one window of Chondromyces crocatus:
- the gspE gene encoding type II secretion system ATPase GspE: protein MSAQQHYFGEILVRRGVVPEERLLPLFETMRERGQSLMDLLIQGNVTDEQSIAKALAEECGYEFMPRIDTDAVPLEVAERLPLSYVRQRKILPLGIYDGVVFCILADPLDTTAIDDVRSLFGMPVNIAVATNTAVVDAINRVWERKENDGGNLQGDQAHEDDNLVDIIDSDDDAPIIAWVNSLFAQAVRERASDIHIEPEERDVVVRYRIDGELYVARRASKQFMAPIIARVKIMASLNIAEKRLPQDGRITLKIAGKSVDIRVSTVPTSRGFERIVMRILHKTSVLLHLTDLGFAQREYGVMDGLIQRPDGIILVTGPTGSGKTTTLYACLNRINDPSRNILTAEDPVEYEIGGIHQVHVHPGIGLTFASALRAFLRQDPDVIMVGEIRDKETAEIAIHASLTGHLVLSTIHTNDAPGAVTRLVEMEIEPFLVRSSVIGILGQRLVRMLCQQCKVPYRPTDYELQQLGLDKERLAWKARRKLSPRYQVHGQVYDFIGKNMGDPVFYKPGGCEACMNKGFIGRRGIYELMVVDDAIGPLILKSADAQTIKRVATLNGMDTMRDDGARKVLMGMTTVEEVLAATQEDVVIDE, encoded by the coding sequence ATGAGCGCGCAGCAGCACTACTTCGGCGAGATCCTGGTCCGGAGGGGCGTCGTCCCCGAGGAGCGGCTCCTCCCGCTCTTCGAGACGATGCGCGAGCGCGGCCAGTCGCTGATGGATCTTCTGATCCAGGGCAACGTCACGGACGAGCAGAGCATCGCCAAGGCGCTCGCCGAGGAGTGCGGTTACGAGTTCATGCCCCGCATCGACACCGATGCGGTCCCGCTGGAGGTCGCCGAGCGGCTCCCGCTCTCCTACGTGAGGCAGCGCAAGATCCTGCCGCTCGGGATCTACGACGGCGTGGTCTTCTGCATCCTCGCCGATCCCCTCGACACGACCGCGATCGACGACGTCCGTTCGCTCTTCGGGATGCCCGTGAACATCGCCGTCGCCACCAACACGGCGGTGGTCGACGCCATCAACCGGGTGTGGGAGCGCAAGGAGAACGACGGCGGCAACCTCCAGGGAGATCAGGCGCACGAGGACGACAACCTCGTCGACATCATCGACTCCGACGATGACGCGCCGATCATCGCGTGGGTCAACAGCCTCTTCGCCCAGGCAGTGCGAGAGCGCGCCAGCGACATCCACATCGAACCGGAGGAGCGCGACGTCGTCGTGCGCTACCGGATCGACGGCGAACTCTATGTGGCGCGGCGCGCCTCGAAGCAGTTCATGGCCCCGATCATCGCCCGCGTGAAGATCATGGCCAGCCTGAACATCGCCGAGAAGCGGCTTCCCCAGGACGGCCGCATCACGCTCAAGATCGCCGGCAAGAGCGTGGACATCCGCGTCTCGACCGTCCCGACGAGCCGAGGGTTCGAGCGCATCGTCATGCGTATCCTCCACAAGACCTCGGTGCTCCTGCATCTCACCGATCTCGGGTTCGCGCAGCGCGAGTACGGCGTGATGGACGGGCTCATCCAGCGCCCCGACGGCATCATCCTGGTGACGGGTCCGACGGGTAGCGGCAAGACGACCACGCTCTATGCGTGCTTGAACCGCATCAACGATCCCAGCCGCAACATCCTCACCGCCGAGGATCCGGTGGAGTACGAGATCGGTGGCATCCACCAGGTGCACGTCCACCCCGGGATCGGGCTGACGTTCGCCAGCGCGCTCCGCGCCTTCCTCCGTCAGGACCCGGACGTCATCATGGTCGGCGAGATCCGCGACAAGGAGACGGCAGAGATCGCTATCCACGCGTCCCTCACGGGTCACCTCGTTCTCTCGACGATCCATACCAACGATGCCCCGGGCGCCGTGACCCGCCTCGTGGAGATGGAGATCGAGCCGTTCCTGGTCCGGAGCAGCGTCATCGGGATCCTGGGCCAGCGCCTGGTGCGCATGCTGTGCCAGCAGTGCAAGGTGCCCTATCGGCCCACCGACTACGAACTGCAGCAGCTCGGCCTCGACAAGGAGCGCCTCGCCTGGAAAGCGCGCAGGAAGCTTTCGCCCCGCTACCAGGTTCATGGACAGGTCTACGATTTCATCGGGAAGAACATGGGAGATCCTGTGTTCTACAAGCCAGGTGGGTGTGAGGCCTGCATGAACAAGGGCTTCATCGGACGGCGCGGCATCTACGAGCTGATGGTGGTCGATGACGCGATCGGACCTCTGATCCTGAAGAGCGCCGATGCGCAGACGATCAAGCGGGTGGCCACGTTGAACGGGATGGACACGATGCGCGACGACGGTGCGCGCAAGGTCCTGATGGGCATGACGACGGTGGAAGAGGTCCTCGCGGCAACGCAGGAGGACGTGGTCATCGACGAGTAG
- the gspD gene encoding type II secretion system secretin GspD — MAMISPERSLRRARLVSTSALALALAAAAPAAQAQPARGNPVLRTPAQRQIERPPAAGVTPRAATPGPAAAAPVAPGNAPGDDDPMASVKQGVQEIEFKPKPGGYRVSFNLEEAELPELVKAISNITGRRFIYGGKLRQIKASVYAPEKVTAAEAYSAFLSILQTNGMTVIPHGRFLKIVETQGVVNDTTPVFGMAAPVPNEDRYVTRLYRLSNVDANEASQVLMKFKSKDGDIAVYTPGNLLIITDTGSNIQRMLQIIEAIDVGGAGEQLWVQPVHYASAADMATKLGDILDPSKAASGGKAGPGAAGSGGGGKSRIIADDRTNSLILTATEPDYMRVLAILKRLDVPQTGEGQIHVLPLQHALCKDISTTLNQILGGSAGSSSSGAMGGRGAGAQRGAANAGPPIPGSAETLFEGQIKVTCDEASNKLVVTSSMRDYAQLRGVIDELDMPRRQVFIEAVIMDVSVDRVKDWGVGYHAGSPFSTVATDDAFIYGGNNPGQSILGVPANLEALALGIRGPEIQGSNNLLGTGVSIPGLGVVLHWLAKNGDSNVLATPHIIATDNEEAKISIGQNIPLQTNIGGAAGGMAGLAGAAGAAGGMGLGGLLGGFGGFAAPRQDVGTTITVTPHINDSDLVRMEISEEISDAGPAVGALGAIPINKRTAETILTVKDQQTVVIGGLVRDAVINADTKIPILGDLPVLGFLFKQSKKTTTKTNLLLILTPYVIRNQDDLRAIFERKMEERQEFIDRYFVFADGKTWEPPRDWGRQNGLVEDIRQSMIKEEERIRLEEESRPRDRMVHSPVEPIGMPSFGAKSADDTSMGGAPAVDEGGGPVPRTPRAPRVRPQRARPQGESVE, encoded by the coding sequence ATGGCAATGATTTCCCCCGAGCGATCCCTCCGCCGCGCGCGACTGGTCTCCACGTCCGCTCTGGCGCTCGCCCTCGCGGCGGCCGCGCCAGCAGCCCAGGCGCAACCGGCACGCGGGAACCCCGTGCTTCGCACCCCGGCGCAGCGTCAGATCGAGCGCCCACCCGCTGCTGGTGTGACCCCGCGCGCCGCCACCCCCGGGCCCGCTGCGGCGGCTCCCGTGGCCCCTGGCAACGCACCCGGCGACGACGACCCGATGGCGAGCGTCAAGCAAGGTGTCCAGGAGATCGAGTTCAAGCCCAAGCCGGGCGGCTACCGCGTCTCGTTCAACCTGGAAGAGGCCGAGCTGCCGGAGCTGGTCAAGGCGATCAGCAACATCACCGGCCGCCGCTTCATCTATGGCGGCAAGCTCCGCCAGATCAAGGCGAGCGTCTACGCGCCCGAGAAGGTCACCGCCGCGGAGGCCTACAGCGCCTTCCTGTCGATCCTGCAGACCAACGGGATGACGGTCATCCCGCACGGGCGCTTCCTGAAGATCGTTGAGACCCAGGGCGTCGTGAACGACACGACCCCCGTGTTCGGCATGGCGGCTCCCGTACCCAACGAGGACCGCTACGTCACCCGGCTCTACCGGCTGAGCAACGTGGACGCCAACGAGGCGAGCCAGGTGCTCATGAAGTTCAAGTCGAAGGACGGTGACATCGCCGTCTACACGCCGGGGAACCTGCTGATCATCACCGACACCGGCAGCAACATCCAGCGCATGCTGCAGATCATCGAGGCCATCGACGTCGGAGGCGCCGGCGAGCAGCTCTGGGTGCAGCCTGTGCATTACGCGTCGGCTGCCGACATGGCCACCAAGCTCGGCGACATCCTCGATCCTTCCAAGGCGGCCAGCGGCGGCAAGGCGGGCCCGGGTGCCGCAGGCAGCGGTGGGGGTGGCAAGTCGCGGATCATCGCCGACGACCGCACCAACTCGCTGATCCTCACGGCCACCGAGCCGGACTACATGCGGGTGCTCGCGATCCTGAAGCGCCTCGACGTGCCCCAGACGGGCGAGGGCCAGATCCACGTCCTGCCGCTACAGCACGCGCTCTGCAAGGACATCTCGACGACCCTGAACCAGATCCTCGGCGGCTCGGCCGGATCGTCGAGCAGCGGGGCGATGGGCGGTCGTGGCGCGGGCGCTCAGCGCGGCGCAGCCAACGCAGGTCCCCCCATCCCGGGCTCCGCGGAGACCCTCTTCGAAGGCCAGATCAAGGTGACGTGCGACGAGGCCAGTAACAAGCTGGTCGTCACCTCCTCGATGCGCGACTACGCGCAGCTCCGCGGCGTCATCGACGAACTCGACATGCCACGGCGTCAGGTCTTCATCGAAGCCGTGATCATGGACGTGAGCGTCGATCGCGTGAAGGACTGGGGCGTCGGCTACCACGCAGGCTCTCCGTTCAGCACCGTCGCGACCGACGACGCCTTCATCTACGGCGGTAACAACCCGGGGCAGTCCATCCTCGGCGTACCGGCCAACCTCGAAGCCCTCGCGCTCGGCATCCGTGGCCCCGAGATCCAGGGGTCGAACAACCTGCTCGGAACGGGCGTCTCCATCCCCGGCCTCGGCGTGGTGCTGCACTGGCTCGCAAAGAACGGTGATTCGAACGTGCTCGCCACGCCTCACATCATCGCGACCGACAACGAGGAGGCGAAGATCTCCATCGGCCAGAACATCCCGCTGCAGACCAACATCGGCGGGGCCGCAGGCGGCATGGCCGGGCTCGCCGGCGCCGCCGGCGCGGCGGGTGGAATGGGCCTCGGCGGTCTCCTCGGCGGGTTCGGTGGCTTCGCTGCGCCCCGCCAGGACGTCGGTACGACGATCACCGTCACGCCTCACATCAACGACTCCGACCTCGTGCGGATGGAGATCTCCGAGGAGATCTCCGACGCGGGTCCCGCCGTCGGCGCCCTCGGGGCGATCCCCATCAACAAGCGCACGGCGGAGACCATCCTCACCGTCAAGGATCAGCAGACGGTCGTCATCGGCGGCCTCGTCCGCGACGCGGTGATCAACGCCGACACCAAGATCCCCATCCTCGGGGATCTGCCCGTCCTCGGCTTCCTCTTCAAGCAGTCGAAGAAGACGACCACGAAGACCAACCTGCTGCTCATCCTCACGCCCTACGTGATCCGGAATCAGGACGATCTCCGGGCCATCTTCGAGCGGAAGATGGAGGAGCGGCAGGAGTTCATCGATCGCTACTTCGTGTTCGCGGACGGCAAGACCTGGGAGCCACCGCGCGACTGGGGTCGTCAGAACGGTTTGGTCGAAGACATCCGACAGTCGATGATCAAGGAGGAAGAGCGAATCCGCCTGGAGGAGGAGTCTCGTCCCCGCGATCGCATGGTGCACTCGCCGGTCGAGCCCATCGGAATGCCGTCCTTCGGTGCGAAGAGCGCGGACGATACCTCCATGGGCGGCGCTCCGGCGGTGGACGAGGGTGGTGGGCCCGTGCCGCGAACGCCGCGCGCGCCTCGCGTTCGTCCCCAGCGCGCACGACCGCAAGGGGAGTCGGTGGAGTAG
- the gspC gene encoding type II secretion system protein GspC yields the protein MGFDAILKRYFPAIVCVLIAIAAYFQASGMGQMVASNISEGAVPTPPPATPRASTTVPGNQDHATSAAAILSRNPFDSVTGPLDGKPLDLSVSHEEEVHNPEDPYDDPPCDNTKVVLISQSDDPEWSFAAFAGSDGKTQMRRQGDEFNGKTVYYVGWDRVWLTAGTGGARCQASMRDKIVAAPKPAATAAPDTSKRGRGRKVPADIASKIHKVSETEFNIERSVVDQILENQAELMRSARIVPEKEGDKVVGIRLFGVRPDSLLGTLGLENGDRLQSINGFEMSDPQKALEAYARLRSADRLSVSVQRKGNPLNIDFNIK from the coding sequence ATGGGTTTTGACGCGATCCTCAAGCGGTATTTTCCAGCGATCGTCTGCGTACTGATCGCCATCGCGGCCTATTTCCAGGCATCGGGGATGGGACAGATGGTCGCGTCGAACATCTCCGAAGGGGCGGTCCCCACACCGCCACCAGCGACGCCGCGCGCATCCACCACCGTGCCGGGCAACCAGGACCACGCCACGAGCGCCGCGGCCATCCTGTCACGGAACCCGTTCGACTCGGTCACCGGACCGCTCGACGGCAAGCCGCTGGATCTGTCGGTGAGCCACGAGGAGGAAGTCCACAACCCCGAGGACCCGTACGACGATCCGCCCTGCGACAACACCAAGGTGGTGCTCATCTCGCAGTCCGACGATCCAGAGTGGTCGTTCGCGGCATTCGCTGGATCCGACGGCAAGACGCAGATGCGGCGTCAGGGCGACGAGTTCAACGGCAAGACGGTCTACTACGTCGGCTGGGATCGGGTGTGGCTCACCGCTGGCACGGGCGGCGCGCGCTGCCAGGCGTCGATGCGCGACAAGATCGTCGCCGCGCCGAAGCCTGCCGCCACGGCCGCTCCCGACACCAGCAAGCGCGGCCGCGGCCGCAAGGTCCCGGCCGACATCGCCTCGAAGATCCACAAGGTGAGCGAGACCGAGTTCAACATCGAGCGCAGCGTCGTGGATCAGATCCTCGAGAACCAGGCGGAGCTGATGCGCAGCGCGCGCATCGTGCCGGAGAAAGAGGGCGACAAGGTGGTGGGCATCCGCCTCTTCGGCGTCCGCCCCGACTCGCTCCTCGGCACGCTGGGGCTGGAGAACGGCGATCGCCTGCAGAGCATCAACGGCTTCGAGATGAGCGATCCGCAGAAGGCACTGGAAGCCTATGCGCGGCTCCGCAGCGCAGATCGGCTGTCGGTGAGCGTGCAGCGCAAGGGCAACCCCTTGAACATCGACTTCAACATCAAGTGA